CTACCGCCGCCGGACATCCCACCTTCGCCGTGGGAGTGGCCGCCTATGCCGGTTCCGGCTTCTCCCGCGCCATCCTGCGCGGAGCGGAGTTCCAGGCCGCCAAGTCGCCCGCGGATCGCGTGGCGCTGGCCTGGGAGCTCGCGGATGCCCACGACGGCGCACTGGTGTACTGCTACCTGCCGGAGGCGGACAAGGCCGGCCACAAACACGGCATCGACTCCGCCGAGTGGGTCGTGGCTCTCGAGGAGATCGATGCGGCACTCGCGGCCCGTGTGCCGGATGGCGTCGGCGTGCTGGTCACGGCGGACCACGGCATGATCGATGTGCCGGCGCACCGGCAGCTGGTGCTGGACGCCGCAGGAGGGTGGCACGACGGCATCCGTCACATCGGCGGAGAGCCGCGGATGCTGCACGTCTACGCGGAACCGGATGCCGATCACGGCACCATCCTCGCGCGCTGGCGCCGCGATCTCGAGGGGTTCGCGGACGTCGTCAGCCGGTCGGAGGCGATCGAGGCTGGTGTGTTCGGGAATGCGGTCACGGATGCGGCGCGCGCCCGCATCGGCGACCTCCTCGTGATCGCGCGGTCGAACCACGCGCTCTACGACGGCGAGGCCGCGGACCAGCGGGGCCGAAGCATGGTCGGCCAGCACGGTGCGCTCACCCCGGAGGAATGGCGGGTGCCGTTCATCCGGCTGGGCGCGTTCTCCCGCTGACGATCACTCTTCGGTGCGGGCGCCGAAGACGATCTCGTCCCAGCT
Above is a window of Microbacterium suwonense DNA encoding:
- a CDS encoding alkaline phosphatase family protein; this translates as MPIMLPASPGSTRNIAGVAPQLLASLRGVPSDLGPARSAVLVVADGLGAIPLRAHAGHARTLAGAMAKKDVAGSVFPTTTAAALTSMLTGAAPGTHGMVGYRVRHPQRDVLVNQLTEWESAGVDPLSWQPVPTVFEQATAAGHPTFAVGVAAYAGSGFSRAILRGAEFQAAKSPADRVALAWELADAHDGALVYCYLPEADKAGHKHGIDSAEWVVALEEIDAALAARVPDGVGVLVTADHGMIDVPAHRQLVLDAAGGWHDGIRHIGGEPRMLHVYAEPDADHGTILARWRRDLEGFADVVSRSEAIEAGVFGNAVTDAARARIGDLLVIARSNHALYDGEAADQRGRSMVGQHGALTPEEWRVPFIRLGAFSR